A part of Anaerotignum faecicola genomic DNA contains:
- a CDS encoding tyrosine-type recombinase/integrase — protein sequence MVAGHLTEKKGYYYAVLNYKDYTGKRKSKWVSTGLPVKGNKRRAEKILADIKRDFVPDEPKRIEANMLFSDYMESWLNIIKGSVAVPTYSSYSEIVNKNIIPYFRERKITLQGLTAKDIQAFYLHELQRVSASTVIHYHANIHKALKYAVKIDLIEVNPADKVERPKRKQYVGSFYDADEINALFEAAKGTKLELPILFGAFYGLRRSEAVGLKWDAIDFEENTIVIRHTVTQCNVDGKKVIVASDTTKTKSSRRTLPLVPFVKERLLALKEEQAENRRLCGRSYIKEYLGYVCVNEIGDLIKPSYVTRSFSKLLQANGFRHIRFHDLRHSCASLLLKNGVPMKQIQEWLGHSDFSTTANIYAHLDCSSKLISADAMLNGLGMDSK from the coding sequence ATGGTAGCAGGACATCTTACTGAAAAGAAAGGTTACTATTACGCTGTATTGAATTATAAGGATTATACCGGAAAAAGGAAATCAAAATGGGTATCTACAGGATTGCCCGTAAAAGGAAATAAAAGGCGTGCTGAAAAAATTCTGGCAGATATAAAACGTGATTTTGTTCCGGATGAACCAAAGCGGATAGAGGCGAATATGTTATTTTCGGATTATATGGAAAGTTGGCTGAATATAATCAAGGGATCGGTTGCGGTTCCGACATATTCTTCTTATTCGGAAATCGTTAATAAAAATATAATACCTTACTTCCGAGAAAGAAAAATTACACTTCAAGGTTTAACGGCAAAAGACATTCAAGCGTTTTACCTTCATGAGCTGCAACGGGTCAGTGCCTCAACGGTCATTCATTATCATGCCAATATTCATAAAGCACTGAAATATGCTGTGAAGATTGATTTGATTGAGGTAAATCCGGCAGATAAGGTGGAGCGCCCAAAAAGGAAACAGTATGTAGGCAGTTTTTATGATGCGGATGAAATCAATGCACTTTTTGAAGCAGCGAAAGGAACAAAGTTGGAGTTGCCGATTCTTTTTGGTGCTTTTTATGGATTACGCCGCAGTGAGGCGGTTGGTCTGAAATGGGATGCGATTGATTTTGAAGAGAATACCATTGTGATACGGCATACGGTTACGCAATGCAATGTAGATGGTAAAAAAGTTATCGTTGCGTCTGATACCACGAAAACAAAATCCAGCAGGAGAACATTACCGCTTGTCCCTTTTGTGAAGGAAAGACTTCTTGCATTAAAAGAGGAGCAGGCGGAAAATCGTCGTTTATGCGGACGAAGTTATATCAAAGAATATCTGGGATATGTCTGCGTAAATGAAATTGGTGATTTAATCAAACCCAGTTATGTGACAAGGAGTTTTTCGAAACTGCTGCAAGCAAACGGGTTTAGGCATATCCGTTTTCATGATCTCAGGCATAGCTGTGCGTCGTTGCTTTTGAAAAACGGTGTTCCTATGAAACAGATTCAAGAGTGGCTTGGTCACAGCGATTTTTCAACCACAGCCAATATTTATGCACATCTGGATTGCAGTTCCAAACTGATTTCGGCTGATGCAATGCTGAATGGTTTGGGGATGGATTCTAAATAA
- a CDS encoding sigma factor-like helix-turn-helix DNA-binding protein codes for MELSPSDKGRIEHQFDSFCKLVLVCEMKDYKKMILRKMAKEILFSELMLIHGYDLEHKKAGQEEIKDIFSIKVMGFDITIKNMLIAEAVLSLTEKGRNIVLMSFFLGMTDKEIGKMLHLGQSTVNYHKNNNLKKMRKFMEEYEE; via the coding sequence ATGGAATTATCTCCTTCTGATAAAGGACGTATCGAGCATCAGTTTGACAGTTTTTGCAAACTGGTTCTTGTGTGCGAAATGAAAGATTACAAAAAAATGATTTTAAGAAAAATGGCAAAAGAGATTTTATTTTCTGAGCTTATGCTTATCCATGGCTATGATTTAGAGCATAAGAAGGCGGGGCAGGAAGAAATAAAGGATATTTTCTCAATTAAGGTTATGGGTTTTGATATTACCATTAAAAATATGCTTATAGCCGAAGCTGTTTTGTCACTGACCGAAAAAGGAAGGAATATCGTTTTGATGTCATTCTTCTTAGGAATGACGGATAAAGAAATCGGAAAAATGCTACATTTGGGGCAGAGTACGGTCAACTACCACAAAAACAATAATTTGAAAAAAATGAGAAAATTTATGGAGGAGTATGAAGAATGA
- the hisS gene encoding histidine--tRNA ligase, whose amino-acid sequence MIQLVKGTKDIYGAEVKAWQEIEGKMRRICETFGIGEIRTPAFEFTELFARGVGETTDIVQKEMYTFTDDGDRSLTLRPEGTSGAVRAYVEHGMHNQAQPTKLYYISPTFRCENTQAGRQRQFHQFGIEMLGSYSAAQDAEVISVATALLEKLGVEGVELRMNSLGCPECRARYNKTLKEFIGQNLDKLCPTCKERFEKNPLRVLDCKEESCQQIVANAPSVLDCLDEECTAHFQKVQDILTANGIAFTIDPKIVRGLDYYTRTVFEFVSDGLTVCGGGRYDNLVEEIGGKPTGAVGFGLGIERLIMILEKQHGAITETPERDVYIGSMGEKGLLKAQSLTYELRKAGIQADCDTVERSVKAQMKYANKIGAKYSVILGDSELESGRVELKDMANSEKSEVALADLPAILKEKCGK is encoded by the coding sequence ATGATTCAGTTGGTAAAAGGGACAAAGGATATTTACGGCGCAGAGGTGAAGGCTTGGCAGGAAATCGAAGGGAAAATGAGACGCATTTGCGAAACCTTCGGCATTGGTGAAATCCGCACGCCCGCGTTTGAATTTACAGAGCTGTTTGCCAGAGGGGTTGGCGAAACCACAGATATTGTGCAGAAGGAAATGTATACCTTTACGGATGATGGGGACAGAAGTCTGACACTTCGTCCGGAGGGAACGTCAGGTGCAGTGCGTGCGTATGTGGAGCATGGGATGCACAATCAGGCACAGCCCACAAAGCTGTATTATATTTCCCCGACCTTCCGTTGTGAAAATACACAGGCAGGCAGACAAAGACAGTTCCACCAGTTCGGCATTGAAATGCTTGGCTCCTACAGTGCGGCGCAGGATGCAGAGGTTATTTCTGTGGCAACTGCTTTACTGGAGAAATTGGGGGTAGAGGGCGTAGAGCTGCGCATGAACAGCCTTGGCTGCCCCGAATGTCGTGCAAGATACAACAAAACACTGAAGGAATTTATCGGACAGAACCTGGACAAGCTTTGCCCGACCTGTAAGGAGCGTTTTGAAAAGAATCCTCTGCGTGTGCTGGACTGCAAAGAAGAAAGCTGTCAGCAGATTGTGGCAAATGCGCCCTCTGTGCTGGATTGTCTGGATGAGGAATGTACGGCACATTTTCAGAAGGTGCAGGATATTTTGACTGCAAACGGCATTGCCTTTACCATTGACCCTAAGATTGTGCGCGGTCTGGATTATTACACCAGAACGGTTTTTGAATTTGTATCCGACGGGCTGACCGTATGCGGCGGCGGCAGATATGATAATTTGGTTGAGGAAATCGGTGGAAAGCCTACAGGCGCAGTCGGTTTTGGTCTGGGGATTGAAAGACTGATTATGATTCTGGAAAAGCAGCATGGTGCCATTACCGAAACACCTGAGAGAGATGTTTATATCGGCTCTATGGGCGAAAAGGGACTTTTGAAAGCACAGTCTCTGACCTATGAGCTGAGAAAGGCAGGCATTCAGGCGGACTGCGATACTGTGGAACGCAGTGTAAAGGCACAGATGAAATATGCCAATAAGATTGGTGCAAAATATTCCGTTATCCTTGGTGATTCTGAACTGGAAAGCGGCAGAGTAGAGCTGAAGGATATGGCAAACAGTGAAAAGAGCGAGGTTGCTCTGGCAGATTTGCCTGCAATCCTCAAGGAAAAATGCGGAAAATAA
- a CDS encoding TrkH family potassium uptake protein, translated as MNFNMIAYILGNIIRIEAALLAVPAFVSIWYQEAKAASAFVATIIACLMVGTVLVSREPENKRIYGREGFVVVALSWIVMSVLGALPFYLSGSISGYVNCFFETVSGFTTTGASILQEIETLPKSIQFWRCFTHWIGGMGILVFMLAIMPLGDERTMYLMKAEAPGPLVSKLVPKVKSTAKILYTIYIVLTLVEMILLFAGGMPFFDSVVHALSTAGTGGFSVKNSSIAEYNSAYFEYVITAFMLLFGVNFNLFYLMLMKDFKNVWKNEELRYYIAIVCIATALITIDISRYYPTVEGSFRHAIFQVAAIMSTTGFVTANFDLWPEFSKTLLYCLLLLGACGGSTAGGIKVSRFVILLKMIRREISHIVHPRSVNLIKLDGYKVDEDSIRSVTGFIILYVLILLGSFMLVSLDNFDFITNVTAVTTCLSNVGPGLAMAGPVENLSFFSGFAKIVLCLDMLLGRLEIFPIIMLFAPSIWRKSYM; from the coding sequence ATGAATTTTAATATGATTGCCTATATTCTGGGCAATATCATACGAATAGAGGCTGCCCTGCTTGCAGTGCCTGCCTTTGTTTCTATATGGTATCAGGAGGCAAAGGCGGCATCGGCATTTGTCGCAACCATTATCGCCTGCCTGATGGTAGGGACGGTTCTGGTCAGCCGTGAGCCGGAAAATAAGCGGATTTATGGGCGAGAGGGCTTTGTTGTGGTTGCACTTTCGTGGATTGTGATGTCCGTTCTGGGGGCACTGCCGTTTTATCTGAGCGGCTCTATTTCGGGCTATGTAAATTGCTTTTTTGAAACGGTATCCGGCTTTACCACAACGGGCGCAAGCATTTTGCAGGAGATTGAAACTCTGCCGAAAAGTATTCAGTTCTGGCGTTGCTTTACGCATTGGATTGGCGGTATGGGGATTCTGGTATTTATGCTTGCAATTATGCCCCTTGGGGACGAGCGCACGATGTATCTGATGAAGGCGGAGGCACCCGGACCTCTGGTTTCCAAGCTGGTGCCAAAGGTAAAATCGACAGCAAAAATCCTGTATACGATTTATATTGTACTGACACTGGTGGAGATGATTTTGCTGTTTGCAGGTGGAATGCCCTTTTTTGACAGCGTGGTGCATGCCCTTTCGACAGCGGGGACAGGCGGCTTTTCTGTAAAAAATAGCAGCATTGCGGAATACAATAGTGCGTATTTTGAATATGTCATTACGGCATTTATGCTGCTGTTCGGGGTGAACTTCAACCTGTTCTATTTGATGCTGATGAAGGATTTTAAGAATGTATGGAAAAATGAGGAGCTGCGCTACTATATTGCCATTGTCTGCATTGCGACAGCGCTGATTACCATAGATATTTCTCGGTATTATCCAACGGTGGAGGGCTCCTTCCGCCATGCGATTTTTCAGGTGGCGGCAATTATGAGTACAACGGGCTTCGTAACGGCAAACTTCGACCTCTGGCCTGAGTTTTCCAAGACGCTTCTGTATTGCCTGCTGCTTCTGGGGGCATGCGGCGGTTCAACCGCGGGCGGTATTAAGGTTTCGCGTTTTGTAATCCTTCTGAAAATGATTCGGCGGGAGATCAGCCATATTGTGCACCCGCGCTCCGTTAACTTGATTAAACTGGACGGCTATAAGGTGGATGAGGATTCTATTCGCAGCGTGACAGGGTTTATTATTCTGTATGTGCTCATTTTGCTGGGGTCGTTCATGCTGGTTTCGCTGGATAATTTCGACTTTATTACGAATGTGACTGCGGTTACAACATGCCTGAGTAATGTCGGACCGGGACTTGCTATGGCAGGGCCTGTTGAAAACCTTTCCTTCTTCTCCGGCTTCGCAAAGATTGTGCTTTGCTTGGATATGCTGCTGGGGAGACTGGAAATTTTCCCGATTATTATGCTTTTCGCTCCATCCATCTGGAGAAAGAGCTACATGTAA
- a CDS encoding helix-turn-helix domain-containing protein, translated as MGKSNISQKDAYKLMLKEYPDIMTVEQMCEVLGISTKTGYRLLREKKICCLKVGRAYRIPKAHLFTYLCIGGEETSI; from the coding sequence ATGGGAAAATCGAATATTTCTCAAAAAGATGCCTATAAGCTCATGCTGAAAGAGTATCCGGACATCATGACGGTTGAGCAGATGTGCGAGGTGCTCGGGATTAGTACGAAAACGGGCTATCGACTTTTGCGGGAAAAGAAAATTTGCTGTTTAAAGGTAGGCAGGGCATATCGTATTCCGAAGGCACATCTTTTTACATATTTATGTATCGGCGGAGAAGAAACATCTATTTAA
- a CDS encoding response regulator, with protein MADSGRIEKKKDRQTNQADMGQKRRSHRMNITALLIFLFLFIGCSLLQFANNRQNAQKSCGLMLDQMKELITENERSFQQLEDTLKEEYTIRANIAADYIAHGWEDYKEADDFVALAKLLGVDEVHVFDEKGKIINGSVPKYYGFTMDSGEQIGFFKPMLSDHTLSLCQDVTPNTAEGKPMMYAMVWAENDNALVQIGVTPDRLLEWMQSSDISKIVGRLPLVEGMSIYVVENATGTVLAATNDDILGYEIFPEDRIQDSLEEEKRYQKTVSFQSSSRYVVYEKMGEYDILVSYKIRAANKTLPLSMAEFALILIAALLLLTRVTRSYINYLERQGRELRTSNIAKTDFLRRMSHDIRTPLNGIRGVTAIAEYYADDMEKQAECRHKVMQASGFLMELVNNVLNMNKLESGEMKPENKPFDLIELLTETASIIEMQGQEYAIHFQMQMGKHKYRHLIGSPLYLKQVLQNIGGNAVKYNRAGGAVTFASEDVSYSDGRAVIKFTCTDTGRGMSREFLVHAFEPFSQENTDARTTFTGTGLGLAITKQMVELMEGTISLKSEQNVGTTISVTIPFRIDVDYTEPQEDAKPADAASLEGVHVLLVEDNELNMEIAEFLLKKAGITVTTAYNGQEAVDVFRTKAAGTFDVILMDVMMPVMDGLTAAKEIHATNRVDAAEIPIFAMTANAFYDDVRQSREAGMVEHLSKPIQEQELLDAIRRHVKR; from the coding sequence ATGGCAGATAGTGGAAGGATTGAAAAAAAGAAAGACCGGCAGACAAATCAGGCGGATATGGGACAGAAACGCAGATCACATCGTATGAATATCACGGCACTTCTGATTTTTCTGTTTTTATTTATTGGCTGCTCTCTTTTGCAGTTTGCGAACAACAGGCAAAATGCACAGAAGTCCTGCGGACTGATGCTGGATCAGATGAAGGAGCTGATTACGGAAAATGAAAGGAGCTTTCAGCAGCTAGAGGATACGCTGAAGGAGGAATATACTATTCGGGCGAATATCGCGGCGGATTATATTGCGCATGGCTGGGAGGATTACAAGGAAGCAGATGATTTTGTTGCGCTGGCGAAGCTGTTAGGGGTGGACGAGGTGCATGTGTTTGATGAAAAAGGTAAAATCATTAACGGATCTGTCCCTAAATATTATGGCTTTACAATGGATTCAGGGGAACAGATCGGTTTTTTCAAGCCTATGCTTTCTGACCACACGCTTTCCCTTTGCCAGGATGTAACGCCGAATACGGCAGAGGGCAAGCCTATGATGTATGCGATGGTCTGGGCAGAAAATGACAATGCACTGGTGCAGATTGGCGTAACGCCGGACAGATTGCTGGAATGGATGCAGAGCAGCGATATCAGCAAGATTGTGGGGCGGTTGCCGTTGGTTGAAGGGATGTCGATTTATGTTGTGGAGAATGCAACAGGAACGGTGCTTGCCGCAACGAATGATGATATACTGGGGTATGAGATTTTCCCTGAAGACAGAATACAGGATTCTTTGGAGGAAGAAAAACGCTATCAGAAAACGGTTTCGTTCCAAAGCAGCAGCCGTTATGTTGTCTATGAAAAAATGGGGGAATATGATATTCTCGTTTCCTATAAAATTCGTGCCGCGAATAAAACCTTACCGCTTTCTATGGCAGAATTTGCGCTCATTCTGATTGCAGCACTCCTGCTGCTCACGCGAGTGACAAGAAGCTACATCAATTATCTGGAGCGGCAGGGGCGCGAGCTGCGTACCTCCAACATAGCAAAGACGGATTTTCTGCGCCGCATGAGCCATGATATTCGCACGCCGCTGAATGGGATTCGGGGCGTGACTGCGATTGCCGAGTATTATGCGGATGACATGGAAAAGCAGGCGGAGTGCCGTCATAAGGTAATGCAGGCATCCGGCTTTCTGATGGAGCTGGTTAATAATGTGCTGAATATGAATAAGCTGGAATCCGGTGAAATGAAACCGGAAAATAAGCCGTTTGATTTGATTGAGCTTTTGACAGAAACAGCGAGTATCATTGAGATGCAGGGGCAGGAATATGCCATCCATTTTCAGATGCAGATGGGGAAGCATAAATATCGTCATTTGATTGGCAGTCCGCTTTATCTGAAACAGGTTTTGCAGAATATCGGCGGCAATGCGGTGAAATATAACCGCGCAGGCGGAGCAGTCACGTTTGCTTCTGAGGATGTTTCGTATTCCGATGGGCGCGCGGTGATAAAATTCACCTGTACGGATACGGGGCGCGGCATGAGCAGGGAATTTCTCGTGCATGCCTTTGAACCGTTTTCGCAGGAAAATACGGACGCACGGACAACCTTTACCGGTACGGGGCTTGGACTTGCCATCACGAAGCAGATGGTAGAGCTGATGGAGGGAACGATTTCTCTGAAAAGTGAGCAGAATGTCGGCACAACAATTTCTGTGACGATTCCATTCCGAATAGATGTTGATTATACGGAGCCACAAGAGGACGCAAAGCCTGCCGATGCTGCTTCTCTGGAGGGCGTGCATGTGCTGCTGGTGGAGGATAACGAGTTAAATATGGAGATTGCGGAGTTCCTGTTGAAAAAGGCAGGAATCACTGTAACAACGGCATATAACGGACAGGAGGCCGTGGATGTATTTCGTACGAAGGCGGCTGGCACTTTTGATGTAATCCTGATGGATGTGATGATGCCTGTGATGGATGGGCTGACGGCAGCAAAGGAAATCCATGCAACGAATCGCGTGGATGCGGCGGAGATTCCCATTTTTGCTATGACGGCAAACGCATTTTATGACGATGTGAGACAGAGCAGAGAGGCTGGTATGGTGGAGCACCTTTCTAAGCCCATACAGGAGCAGGAGCTGCTGGATGCCATCCGTCGGCATGTGAAACGGTGA
- the hemZ gene encoding coproporphyrinogen dehydrogenase HemZ produces the protein MRMDTETISYVLEGHELQNDVQTMIQVFLANRHYIRTDTVTDAEITVKSEMKEGIASAMLYRRGEKASAWSMEYDEKMLTEKEQKRIIKRTIYELLKAETGIRPQWGLLTGVRPAKLISSLLEEGKTDKECLVFLTEDYLVMPHKAALALKVAKAERKILEDNRPEEISLYIGIPFCPTRCLYCSFTAYPLHQYKNRVDEYLDAMFRELDWLAAYSRGFVMKNIYIGGGTPTSLNEAQLERLLQKVEELFHPDESMEYTVEAGRPDTITREKLRLLKEYGVNRISINPQTMNDKTLRAVGRKHTVEDIRRVFREAREEGHQNINMDLILGLPGEDAADVRNTMEEIMKLAPDNVTVHTLAVKRASRLREELAQHDMTTAEALEEMLDISAEYAERMGMEPYYMYRQKNMVGNFENVGYCHPGKEGIYNVQIMEEKQTILAAGAGASTKTVDPETDRIERVFNVKSIEDYIGRIEEMIERKRTGLPQGGNV, from the coding sequence ATGCGTATGGATACGGAAACCATCAGCTATGTTCTGGAGGGACATGAGCTGCAAAACGATGTGCAGACAATGATACAGGTATTTCTGGCAAACCGCCATTATATCCGCACGGACACAGTGACAGATGCGGAGATTACCGTAAAAAGCGAGATGAAAGAGGGCATTGCTTCGGCAATGCTTTATCGCCGTGGGGAGAAGGCTTCCGCATGGTCGATGGAATATGACGAAAAAATGCTGACGGAAAAGGAACAGAAGCGCATCATCAAGCGGACGATTTATGAGCTGCTGAAGGCGGAAACGGGAATTCGCCCCCAATGGGGACTGCTGACAGGCGTGCGCCCTGCAAAGCTCATCAGCAGCCTGTTGGAGGAGGGCAAAACGGACAAGGAATGTCTTGTTTTTCTGACGGAGGATTATCTTGTGATGCCGCATAAGGCGGCACTGGCGCTCAAGGTGGCAAAGGCGGAACGAAAAATTCTGGAGGATAACCGCCCTGAGGAAATCAGCCTGTATATCGGGATTCCCTTCTGTCCAACCAGATGTCTGTACTGCTCCTTTACGGCGTATCCGCTCCATCAGTATAAAAATCGGGTGGATGAATATCTGGATGCCATGTTCAGAGAATTGGATTGGCTTGCGGCATACAGCAGAGGCTTCGTGATGAAGAATATTTATATCGGTGGCGGCACACCGACCTCCTTGAATGAGGCACAGCTGGAACGTCTGCTGCAAAAGGTGGAGGAGCTGTTCCATCCGGATGAAAGCATGGAATATACCGTTGAGGCAGGTCGCCCCGATACGATTACAAGAGAAAAGCTGCGGCTTTTAAAGGAGTACGGCGTGAACCGCATTTCCATCAATCCGCAGACGATGAACGATAAGACCTTGCGTGCGGTAGGCAGAAAGCATACGGTGGAGGATATCCGTCGGGTGTTCCGCGAGGCAAGAGAGGAAGGACATCAGAATATCAATATGGATTTGATTCTGGGTCTGCCGGGAGAGGATGCCGCAGATGTCCGCAATACCATGGAAGAAATCATGAAGCTGGCACCCGATAACGTGACGGTGCATACGCTTGCGGTCAAGCGTGCCTCTCGACTCAGAGAGGAGCTGGCACAGCATGACATGACAACGGCAGAAGCCTTGGAGGAAATGCTTGATATTTCCGCGGAATACGCCGAGAGGATGGGCATGGAGCCGTATTATATGTATCGCCAGAAAAATATGGTTGGCAATTTTGAAAATGTCGGCTATTGTCATCCCGGCAAGGAAGGCATCTATAATGTACAGATTATGGAGGAAAAGCAGACTATCCTTGCGGCGGGCGCAGGCGCGAGCACAAAAACGGTTGACCCCGAAACAGACCGCATTGAACGGGTGTTCAACGTAAAAAGCATTGAGGATTATATCGGTCGCATAGAGGAAATGATAGAAAGAAAGAGAACGGGCTTGCCCCAAGGAGGTAACGTATGA
- a CDS encoding helix-turn-helix domain-containing protein: protein MRKTKQEKLIEYEIVKRASEGDVDAINLVFAHYESYIRKLSLRPYTDEFGMTQFFVHYELKNRLETKLLEKILDFEAV from the coding sequence ATGAGAAAAACAAAACAGGAGAAGCTGATTGAATATGAAATTGTAAAAAGAGCCTCCGAAGGAGATGTGGATGCAATCAATTTGGTTTTTGCCCATTATGAAAGCTACATAAGGAAATTGAGCTTGCGTCCGTATACAGATGAGTTTGGTATGACACAATTCTTTGTTCATTATGAGCTGAAGAACAGATTGGAGACAAAGCTGTTGGAGAAGATTTTGGATTTTGAGGCGGTGTGA
- the trkA gene encoding Trk system potassium transporter TrkA: MKVVIVGDGKVGGTIARQLSGEGHDIIVIDNNTSVLNNASNTMDIMSVEGNGASMLVQKRAGVPEADLLIAATSADEVNMLACLLGKKLGVPHTIARVRNPEYYEQINELKEELGLSMTVNPEFAAATEILRLLRFPSALKIEVFARGRVELVEVKIPPHSVLDGMPLWAIYKEFQVKVLICAVQRAGEVHIPNGNFVLQAGDKINLTASHSEIEKFFRTIGLFRTGVKSVMILGGGRMAYYLAKALILSHVRVKIIELDYKRCEYLCEALPEAVVIHGDGTDKETLQEEGLEKTDALVCLTGMDEENIVVALYAKAKKVSKVIAKINRISFDEILDALDIDGFISPKMIAANNIVRYVRAMQNSAGSSNVETLHKLVNEQIEALEFKVREKSSVVGVPLKDLKTKSEVLVATIIRNGRVIIPGGNDMIEVDDSVIIITRNKHLTDLKDILK, from the coding sequence ATGAAGGTTGTAATCGTAGGGGACGGTAAGGTCGGCGGCACTATCGCCAGACAGCTCTCCGGTGAAGGACATGACATCATTGTAATTGATAATAATACAAGTGTTCTGAATAATGCTTCCAATACGATGGATATTATGAGTGTGGAGGGGAACGGCGCAAGCATGCTTGTCCAGAAAAGAGCAGGTGTGCCTGAGGCAGATTTGCTGATTGCGGCAACCTCCGCGGATGAGGTAAATATGCTTGCCTGCCTGCTGGGGAAAAAGCTGGGCGTGCCGCATACGATTGCCCGTGTGCGTAACCCCGAATATTATGAGCAGATTAACGAATTGAAGGAAGAACTTGGACTGAGCATGACGGTAAACCCCGAATTTGCGGCGGCAACGGAAATCCTGCGTCTTTTGCGCTTCCCCTCTGCTTTGAAAATCGAGGTGTTTGCGAGAGGGCGTGTGGAGCTGGTAGAGGTCAAGATTCCGCCCCACAGTGTGCTGGATGGGATGCCTCTATGGGCGATTTATAAGGAGTTTCAGGTAAAGGTTCTGATCTGCGCGGTGCAGAGAGCAGGAGAGGTGCATATCCCCAACGGTAACTTTGTATTGCAGGCAGGGGATAAAATCAACCTGACCGCATCACATAGTGAGATTGAAAAATTCTTCCGTACCATCGGTCTGTTCCGTACGGGGGTAAAATCGGTCATGATTCTGGGCGGCGGCAGAATGGCGTATTATCTGGCAAAGGCACTGATTCTTTCTCATGTGCGCGTAAAGATTATCGAACTGGATTATAAGCGTTGTGAATATCTATGTGAGGCGCTGCCGGAAGCGGTTGTGATTCACGGAGATGGGACGGATAAGGAAACTCTGCAGGAGGAGGGTCTGGAAAAGACGGATGCTCTGGTCTGCCTGACAGGGATGGATGAGGAAAATATCGTAGTTGCGCTTTATGCCAAGGCGAAAAAGGTTTCCAAGGTGATTGCGAAAATCAACCGTATTTCCTTTGATGAAATTCTGGATGCGCTGGATATTGATGGCTTTATTTCGCCGAAGATGATTGCGGCAAATAATATTGTCCGTTATGTGCGCGCGATGCAGAATTCCGCAGGGAGCAGTAACGTAGAAACGCTGCATAAGCTGGTAAATGAGCAAATTGAAGCATTGGAGTTCAAGGTAAGAGAAAAATCCAGCGTAGTGGGTGTGCCGCTCAAGGATTTGAAGACGAAAAGCGAGGTTCTGGTGGCAACGATTATCCGCAATGGCAGAGTTATTATTCCGGGCGGTAATGACATGATTGAGGTGGATGACAGCGTGATTATTATTACCAGAAATAAGCATTTGACGGACTTGAAGGATATTTTGAAATAA
- a CDS encoding stalk domain-containing protein, producing MKELSPVPAVIRPVNRFLIVAALRHIHECVGRGSTGGGGGGGVTKYAVAVSPADNGKVTPDKTSAAKGSVVTITAMANDGYALDTIKATDKAGKEIKLTDKGDGKYTFTMPASKVEVKAAFKQTASKPGKPAEEMKTVVVMQIGSKTMFVNGKAYEKDAAPVIMNDRTLVPIRFVTESLGGTVAWNAETKEVTLVIDGKEIKMTIGKTIEKYGVAPVIIDSRTFVPVRFVADELGATTAWNAETKTVTITKAVTPVKTEK from the coding sequence ATGAAGGAATTATCACCTGTGCCGGCGGTGATTCGCCCAGTCAACCGCTTTCTCATAGTAGCTGCCCTCCGGCACATCCATGAATGCGTCGGGCGCGGCTCCACAGGCGGCGGCGGTGGTGGCGGCGTAACAAAATATGCCGTAGCCGTTTCTCCCGCAGATAACGGCAAGGTTACACCCGATAAGACGAGCGCGGCAAAGGGCAGCGTTGTAACCATTACAGCAATGGCAAACGATGGCTATGCGCTTGATACAATCAAGGCAACCGATAAGGCAGGCAAGGAAATCAAGCTGACCGATAAGGGCGATGGCAAATATACCTTTACCATGCCTGCATCTAAGGTGGAAGTAAAGGCTGCATTTAAGCAGACTGCATCCAAACCCGGCAAGCCCGCTGAGGAAATGAAGACAGTCGTAGTAATGCAGATTGGCAGCAAGACGATGTTCGTAAACGGTAAGGCTTACGAAAAGGACGCTGCACCTGTTATCATGAACGACAGAACTCTGGTTCCGATTCGATTTGTAACAGAATCTCTGGGCGGCACGGTTGCTTGGAACGCAGAAACAAAAGAAGTTACTCTCGTGATTGACGGTAAGGAAATTAAGATGACAATCGGCAAGACGATTGAAAAATACGGCGTTGCTCCCGTTATCATCGATAGCCGTACCTTCGTTCCTGTTCGCTTCGTGGCAGATGAGCTTGGCGCAACAACCGCTTGGAATGCTGAAACGAAAACAGTAACCATTACGAAAGCAGTAACCCCTGTGAAAACAGAAAAATAA